The Streptomyces sp. NBC_00569 genomic sequence CATATCGCTACCAGACGAGCGCGGTCAGCAGCGCGATGCCCGCCAGTGTGAACGCGACGTAGTCGCCGAGGTGGCCCGACTGGAGACGGTGGAGGGGCGCGGCCCAGCGCGCCGGTTCGTCCGTCGCGGGCCGGCGCACCGCGGTCCAGGCGAGGGCGAGCGCCAGGACCGAGGAGAGAAGGCCCAGAGCGACTCCGACTCCCGTCCAGTGGGGTGCGGGTGTGACCGGGGGCGGTGCCGGTTCTCCCGTGCCAAGTACAGCGGCCGTGTATCCGGCGTGATCGGTGAATGCGTCGGCCGCCTGGCCCACGGCCGGCCACAGACCCGGCACCAGCCCCACGGCCAGCGCACCTGCCATGAGCGCTACGGGTACGGCGAGCATCGTGTCCGGGATGCGCCTCAGCGGGCCGCGTGTCTCCGGCTCCTCGTCCTTGCCTGTCGTGGTCTCCGGGTTGCCGGAGGGACGGGGACCCCAGCCCAGGAAGATCCGCGCGGAGGCACGCAGCACGGCTCCTCCCGTGAGCGCCGACGCGGCCACGAAGACGCAGGTCGGCCACCACCCCGCGGCCTCTTCGGACACGGCCTTGCCCAGGCCCGTACCGAAGGGCGGCAGCCCTGCGAGCGCCAGCCCGCCCGCCGCGAAAAGGCCACCGACCAGGGGGAGTTGATGTGCCCGGCCATGCAGTTCGTGTTCGTCGACGCTGCTGAACCGGTCCAAAAGGATGCCCGCACAGGCGAAGAGCGCGGCCTTCACTCCCGCATGGGCGAGGACGTAGAGGATGGTGCCGCCGAGGCCCTCAGGGGTGAGGACCGACACGCCGATGAGGAACAGGCCCGTGTGGGAGACGCTGGAGAACGCGAGCAGCCGCTTCAGGTGGCGTTGCTGCCAGCACATCACGGCGCCCAGGAGGGCGGTGAGCACGCCGAGGGTCAGCAGGGCGCGGTGCACGCTGGGCTCCGGGATGCCGCCGGGGCCGGCGAACACGGTCCAGTAGACACGTGCCGTGCCGTAGACGCCGAGCTCGACGATGACTCCCGACAGCAGGATGCAGACGGGCGTCGGGGCGACGGCATGCGCGTCGGGAAGCCAGAAGTGGAAGGGGACGGCCGCCGCCTTGACGAGGAGCCCGGTGAGGACCAGGACGAAGGCGGCCAGGACCAGCGCGTCAGGGCGTCCGGCGTGCGGGTGCGCGTCGAGCCGTGCGCCGATCTGCGCGAGGCCGAGCTCGCCGGTGTGTGCGTACAGCAGACCGATGCCGAACAGTGTGGTGTAACCGCCCAGCGAATTGATGATGCCGAACGTCAACGCCCCCTGAACCGCCCGGGCTTCCTCCACCCGGTAGCCGGTGAGGGCGTAGGCGACGACGCCCATGAGTTCGAAGAAGACGAACGCGTTGAAGAGGTCACCGGTGAGGACGAAGCCGCACATGCCGGCCTGGAAGAGCAGGATGAGGGCGGGGAACGAGCCCGCGTGCCGGTGCGGCGGTTCGTCGAAGTACCGCCAGGAGTAGGCGAGAGCGGCAACTACCAGGACGGAGGTGAGAGCGGCGAGTCCGACGCCGACCCGGTCGCCGACGAGCACGATCCCCACGCTCGCGCCGTCGCGGGGCCGCCATCCGCCCATCCACTCGACGGCGCGCGAGTCGGCCGACGGCGAGAGTACGAGGAGGGTGACGGCCCACGCGGCAGCGCCTGCGGAGAAGACGAAGCCCATGACCTCGGCGGCGAACCTGGGCAGGCGTCGGCCCGCCGCGACCAGAAGTGCCGCGCCGAGGAGCGGAGTGGCCACGATCAGGGGCAGGAGCTGCGCGGCTGTCACCCTCGCAGCTCCGACAGTTCGTCCGGGTCGACGGTGCCGTGCCGTTTGGCGGTCTGGATGACGAGGGCGAGCAGCAGTGCGGTGACCGTGGCGCCCACGACGACGTCGGTGAGGGCGAGAGCCTGGACGACCGGGTCGACGACGGGGCGGGAGCCGGGGGTGATGTCGGCGAAGACGGGGGCGGTTCCGCCCCGGCGGTAGCCCACGGCGAGCAGCAGCACGTACGTCGAGCTCTGGCACACGGACAGGCAGCCCACCGCGTGGATCAGATTGCGGCTCGTGGCCAGCCCGTAGCAGCCGACGAGGAAGATCCATCCGGCTGCCAGATACGGAAGCACGCTCATGACCGGTTCGCCTCCTCGTCCTGTCGCCCCGTCCCGCCCGCCCCGCCGTCCTCGATCTCCAGTGCCTGGTCGAGGAACCGGGCGAGCAGCACGACGACGGCGCCGGCCACCTCCACGCCGATCGCGGCGTTGAGGAGCGGGACGGTGCCGCCGGAGGAGAGGGTGTTGAACGTCCCGTACGGCAGGAAATTGGCGAGGAACGCCGACCCCGCGAGGAGTCCTGCCGTGCCGAGGAGAACGTACGCGGCCTCGCCCGCGGCGTCCGCGAACGCGTACGCCGCGGCCGGTCTGATGCGCTCGAGCGCCTTGTAGTCGATGGCGACGTAGAGGAGGTGCAGCGCGGTCGCCACGATGACGCCGCCCTGGAAGCCGCCGCCGGGACTGAGCTGGCCGTGCGCGATGACGTAGAGGCCGATGAGCAGAGTGACGGGCAGGGCGATCAGCGCGTAGCGGCGTACGGGTGGATCGACCTGGGCCGTCTCGGGCGGTTCGCTGTGCTCGTCGCGGGTTTCTCGGAGCAGGACGACGGTGCCGAGGACGGCGCCGAACAGGATGGACTCCTCGCCGAGGGTGTCGAAGGCACGCTGGTCGAAGTTGACGGAGGAGATGACGTTGGCGGTATGCCGGGAAAGGGCACTGCGGACCGCGCGCTCGCCGTACGGGTGCCAAGTGCCCCCGAAGCCGGGCAGGTCGAAAGCGGCGCAGGCGAGGAGGACGGCCACGCCGATGCCTCCCACCGCCAACAGCCACAGCCGTGCCTTCCTGCTCACGCGGGCCCCCTCTTCCGTCCGTC encodes the following:
- a CDS encoding complex I subunit 5 family protein, producing the protein MTAAQLLPLIVATPLLGAALLVAAGRRLPRFAAEVMGFVFSAGAAAWAVTLLVLSPSADSRAVEWMGGWRPRDGASVGIVLVGDRVGVGLAALTSVLVVAALAYSWRYFDEPPHRHAGSFPALILLFQAGMCGFVLTGDLFNAFVFFELMGVVAYALTGYRVEEARAVQGALTFGIINSLGGYTTLFGIGLLYAHTGELGLAQIGARLDAHPHAGRPDALVLAAFVLVLTGLLVKAAAVPFHFWLPDAHAVAPTPVCILLSGVIVELGVYGTARVYWTVFAGPGGIPEPSVHRALLTLGVLTALLGAVMCWQQRHLKRLLAFSSVSHTGLFLIGVSVLTPEGLGGTILYVLAHAGVKAALFACAGILLDRFSSVDEHELHGRAHQLPLVGGLFAAGGLALAGLPPFGTGLGKAVSEEAAGWWPTCVFVAASALTGGAVLRASARIFLGWGPRPSGNPETTTGKDEEPETRGPLRRIPDTMLAVPVALMAGALAVGLVPGLWPAVGQAADAFTDHAGYTAAVLGTGEPAPPPVTPAPHWTGVGVALGLLSSVLALALAWTAVRRPATDEPARWAAPLHRLQSGHLGDYVAFTLAGIALLTALVW
- a CDS encoding sodium:proton antiporter; translation: MSVLPYLAAGWIFLVGCYGLATSRNLIHAVGCLSVCQSSTYVLLLAVGYRRGGTAPVFADITPGSRPVVDPVVQALALTDVVVGATVTALLLALVIQTAKRHGTVDPDELSELRG
- a CDS encoding MnhB domain-containing protein, translated to MSRKARLWLLAVGGIGVAVLLACAAFDLPGFGGTWHPYGERAVRSALSRHTANVISSVNFDQRAFDTLGEESILFGAVLGTVVLLRETRDEHSEPPETAQVDPPVRRYALIALPVTLLIGLYVIAHGQLSPGGGFQGGVIVATALHLLYVAIDYKALERIRPAAAYAFADAAGEAAYVLLGTAGLLAGSAFLANFLPYGTFNTLSSGGTVPLLNAAIGVEVAGAVVVLLARFLDQALEIEDGGAGGTGRQDEEANRS